A window of Zonotrichia leucophrys gambelii isolate GWCS_2022_RI chromosome 11, RI_Zleu_2.0, whole genome shotgun sequence contains these coding sequences:
- the ZDHHC7 gene encoding palmitoyltransferase ZDHHC7 — MQSSGHRFRDVEHHPLLADNDSYDSSSSSSEADMADRVWFIRDGCGMVCAIMTWLLVVYADFVVTFVMLLPSKDFWYSVINGVLFNCLAVLALSSHLRTMLTDPGAVPKGNATKEYMDNLQLKPGEVIYKCPKCCSIKPERAHHCSICKRCIRKMDHHCPWVNNCVGEKNQRFFVLFTMYIALISAHALVLCGFQFFSCVRGQWTECSDFSPPVTVILMIFLCLEGFLFLTFTAVMFGTQIHSICNDETEIERLKSEKPTWERRLRWEGMKSVFGGQPSLLWINPFAGFRIRRLLLRGKKGGPEFSV; from the exons ATGCAGTCATCAGGGCACCGTTTCCGCGATGTCGAGCACCACCCGCTCCTGGCCGACAATGACAGCTAcgactcctcctcctcctcctcggagGCTGACATGGCTGACAGGGTCTGGTTCATCAGGGATGGCTGTGGCATGGTCTGTGCCATCATGACCTGGCTCCTGGTGGTCTATGCAGACTTTGTAGTGACTTTTGTCATGTTGCTGCCTTCCAAAGACTTTTGGTACTCCGTGATCAACGGGGTTCTCTTTAActgcttggcagtgctggctctgtcGTCACACCTGAGGACTATGCTGACTGATCCA GGGGCTGTGCCCAAAGGAAATGCCACTAAAGAATACATGGATAATTtgcagctgaaaccaggagAAGTGATCTACAAATGTCCCAAGTGCTGTAGTATCAAACCTGAGCGTGCCCACCACTGCAG TATTTGCAAGCGATGCATCCGAAAGATGGATCACCACTGCCCCTGGGTGAACAATTGTGTGGGGGagaaaaatcagagattttttgttctgtttacg ATGTACATAGCCCTAATTTCAGCTCATGCTCTTGTACTCTGTGGATTTCAGTTCTTCTCCTGTGTCCGAGGGCAGTGGACTG agTGCAGTGACTTCTCCCCACCTGTAACTGTGATCCTGATGATCTTCTTGTGCCTTGAGggttttctgtttctcactTTCACTGCAGTCATGTTTGGCACCCAAATCCACTCAATATGCAATGATGAAACG GAGATTGAGAGACTGAAGAGTGAAAAGCCAACGTGGGAGCGCAGGCTGCGCTGGGAAGGGATGAAATCTGTGTTTGGgggccagccctccctgctgtggaTCAACCCCTTCGCAGGATTCCGCATCAGGAGGCTTCTGCTGcgagggaagaaaggaggacCTGAGTTTTCTGTTTGA